TTTCAAAGGAGGGTGTGGCATGCGATGGTCGCGTGTAATCGTTTTTCTAGTCATCTTGACTCTCATTTTAGGTGCCTGCGGGCCGGCTTTGCCCATCGACGCCGACGACACCACTGAGAGTGGTCGCCGATTCTTACTGTCTGTTCCCCGTCTTCAGATCACCTTCGATGAACAGGGACGCCCATCACTGGGGCCCCTGGGCGCTGAACGGATCGAACAGCTGGCCGGCATGCAACCCGGTTCGCTGGTCCTGGACCCCGCGACTGTCGAGTTGATGACGGACGCTGGTATCCAGCATCTGGAGTTGGTTCATACCGACGACGGGGTTTTTGTCTATGCCAATGGCCAACCGCTGCCCAATATCACCTGGGATGGCGAAATGTTGAGCAATGCGGGACAGATTACCGGTTTGTTTGGCCTTCCATATGCCAAACTCATCGACAATCTTGTGCCACTCCTGACCCGAACGGGTCTGAACGTCGTGCTGGAGTTCCCGGCTCAGGCAGGCGCGGCTGTGATTCCTGTGCGCGAGGGGGCCGTGCTTCCTGACATGCCAGCAGTCACCGACGAACCCATTGCAGCGGCGGTGGTCCTCGATTTGGACTACGCTGAAGATGGTACGCTCTCCCTGGCTGGCATCGATGCCCGAGAACTTGCTTCGCTGCTCAATCTTGATCCCAGCGCCTTTTCGTTGCCTCCCAAGTCACGGGCCTTTTTCGAGGAGAACGGAATCGAGGAACTGCGGTTCCATAGTCGGCCAGCCGGTGTGTTTGTAACTGTCAATGGGATGGCACTTCCTCACCTGAGTTGGAGCGACGATACGCTGGGCGCCAGCACGGAAATAGCTGGCGAAGCTTTCGCCGACACCCCGTTGGTCAAAATCATCGACTTCCTGGTACCCAACATGAACAAGGCCAATGTGGATGTGGTAGTCCGGTTCGCTGCCGACTAACAGTTCTGCCTGTGAGATATTTTCCGACGCGAAAGTGAAACGAGGCTCCTTCACAGATTTGGAGGAGCCTTGTTGTACCTGTTGCTCTCCCATCGCACCCTGGGCATCGCAGCGGCCAGCCGGGTAACCATCAGTCCCCAGCGCAACATGCGCAACGTCTTTGGCTTTGGAATCGTTTACGCCATTGGTTCTCTGAGTTGCACGTTGCCCATCTTTTTGGTGGTCGTGGGCAGTTCCCTGGCCACCAGCAGTCTGGCCAACTCCTTCATCCAGTTCATGGGCTATGCTTTGGGAATGGCCAGCGTGCTCATCGCCGTCACCATCGGCGCTGCGATCTTCCGTGGCGCGGTGGCCAAGGGTCTGCGCAAAGTGGTGCCTTTCATTCACCGGACCAGCGCCCTCTTCCTGCTGGGCGCGGGGCTCTACCTGATCTACTACTGGGTGTTCATCACCCAATCCTTTTGAATCTGTCGTCCGATTTCCGTTGTGAGACCCTCTTTCTTGCCTGTTCCAACCAACCGGTCCGGACATCGACTTGCGTATCGAATTCTTGCACATAAGGTTTGATGTCAAGCAGCGGAGTGCCATCGATAATGTCCATATTCTCGACGTGCAACACACCATCCTCGATTCTGCTCAGCCGCACAACTGAAAGGCCGATGGGATTCGGTCTCCTGGGGGCGCGGGTAGCGAAGACTCCACGTGGCTGCGAATCCATGAACGGCACGACGTGCGGTTTGAATCCCCGGTTGTAGTGAAAGTGGTACAGCAGGATGATGTGGGAGAAACCATCGAGATCCTTCAAACCGGCACGGTATTGCTCAAACACCTCCACGGTGCCCTTTACGCCAGCCCCGCCCGCTGGCTGAATCGGCATGCCCTCCGGTTTTGTGAACGGCGTGTGGATCACGCCAATTGCCTGGAATTCAATCTTCATCTGGAAAGAGCACAGTTGGGCGTACCAGGTCTTCGATGGAGCAGCTGATACGCCGGCGTCCTGTGACCGCATTCAATCCTGCATAGACTTGCTCATCGATGGTAACGGTCAGTTTCTTTTGCATTTCGCACCTCTCAGTACATTTCACGTTACATCATTTACAATAATCTCAAGCAGAGAAAAAGTCAACTCACCGTGTTCTACATGGACTTCCCATGACGACAGAGTTTTGTCAATCAACCAGCAAGATTCACAGAAATTATGATATAGATCATTGTGCGAAGGCCTGGATTGTGGTTTACTGGGTTATGGAGCCTGGTGTCTTTGAGCGGAAGCACATCGCTCAAAGGGCGGGCATCGCTGAACTATGACCAGTTTTGAGGAGTTTTTATGAACACAATACAGCCTGGTATTCTTCCCCCCGTCCCATCAACCGGCCGTTTTCTAAGCTTCAGCCTGCTACCTGGTGCTGACCCGTCGAACGCGCTGAAAGCGCTTCGGGACCACACCATCGGCGAAAGCCTGGTCGTCGGAATCGGACAATCAGTGGTTTTGGCGATGGGCCAAGCTGTGGAGGGCTTACGCAGTTTTCCCAGCCTGGTCGGCCCAGGCGTTGATATCCCTGCTACCCCCTTTGCCCTGTGGTGTTGGCTGCGAGGCGATGATCGGGGCGAGTTAATCCAGCTTACCCACCTGATCAGCCGGTCGATAGCGCCGACTTTCCAGCTTGAAGAGGTAGTGGACGCGTTCAAATATGGCGAGCGACCGGACGGGCTCGGCCTGGACCTGACTGGCTACGAAGATGGCACCGAGAATCCCTCGGACGACGAAGCAATCCAGGCAGGCATCGTCCAGGGTTCCAGTCTTGCAGGCTCCAGCTTTGTAGCCGTGCAGCGCTGGGTTCATGACCTGGACCGCTTTGAAGGGATGTCCCAGACGGAT
The Chloroflexota bacterium genome window above contains:
- the tsaA gene encoding tRNA (N6-threonylcarbamoyladenosine(37)-N6)-methyltransferase TrmO, whose product is MKIEFQAIGVIHTPFTKPEGMPIQPAGGAGVKGTVEVFEQYRAGLKDLDGFSHIILLYHFHYNRGFKPHVVPFMDSQPRGVFATRAPRRPNPIGLSVVRLSRIEDGVLHVENMDIIDGTPLLDIKPYVQEFDTQVDVRTGWLEQARKRVSQRKSDDRFKRIG
- a CDS encoding cytochrome c biogenesis protein CcdA codes for the protein MLYLLLSHRTLGIAAASRVTISPQRNMRNVFGFGIVYAIGSLSCTLPIFLVVVGSSLATSSLANSFIQFMGYALGMASVLIAVTIGAAIFRGAVAKGLRKVVPFIHRTSALFLLGAGLYLIYYWVFITQSF
- a CDS encoding Dyp-type peroxidase; this translates as MNTIQPGILPPVPSTGRFLSFSLLPGADPSNALKALRDHTIGESLVVGIGQSVVLAMGQAVEGLRSFPSLVGPGVDIPATPFALWCWLRGDDRGELIQLTHLISRSIAPTFQLEEVVDAFKYGERPDGLGLDLTGYEDGTENPSDDEAIQAGIVQGSSLAGSSFVAVQRWVHDLDRFEGMSQTDRDNAIGRRVSDNEELEDAPDSAHVKRTAQEDFEPEAFLVRRSMPWSDGQEEGLMFVAYGHSLDAFEAQLQRMAGLDDGITDALFQFSRPVTGSYFWCPPVEADRLNLAALGL